One window of the Zea mays cultivar B73 chromosome 3, Zm-B73-REFERENCE-NAM-5.0, whole genome shotgun sequence genome contains the following:
- the LOC541969 gene encoding R2R3 Myb transcription factor MYB-IF35 isoform X1, with product MGRAPCCEKVGLKKGRWTKEEDEVLARYIKEHGEGSWRSLPKNAGLLRCGKSCRLRWINYLRAGLKRGNISEEEEDMIIKLHATLGNSFILLSSPRRWSLIAGHLPGRTDNEIKNYWNSHLSRRAADFRDGVVVDIDLSKLPGGGKRRGGRASRGAVVAAAKEKKAKEKDDRGNSKVAEAEQQLRDTEDDDGGSVSTPRPQSDDCGTAQSEEEQAQASASGLTSDGHGPEEEEEEDPLALSEEMVSALLAPESPKLEVGPDGSCMDSYSGPPSGESGCGSSGPSGDVAQDLDLDDDKAIMDWDLMGLDISTAGDMWDQLVWDYDETLVTEPEGGEEGHQQQDDVMSDLFFLDNL from the exons ATGGGGAGGGCGCCGTGCTGCGAGAAGGTGGGGCTGAAGAAGGGGAGGTGGACCAAGGAGGAGGACGAGGTCCTGGCGAGGTACATCAAGGAGCACGGGGAAGGATCGTGGAGGTCACTGCCCAAGAATGCCG GGCTGCTGCGGTGCGGGAAGAGCTGCAGGCTGCGGTGGATCAACTACCTGCGGGCGGGTCTCAAGAGGGGGAACAtctcggaggaggaggaggacatgATCATCAAGCTCCACGCCACGCTTGGCAACAG TTTcattcttctttcttctccccgcaGGTGGTCCCTGATCGCCGGTCACTTGCCCGGTCGAACAGACAACGAGATCAAAAACTACTGGAACTCGCACCTGAGCAGGCGGGCGGCCGACTTCCGCGACGGCGTCGTCGTCGACATCGACCTCAGCAAGCTGCCCGGCGGCGGGAAACGGCGCGGCGGCCGGGCCAGCCGGGGCGCCGTCGTGGCcgcggccaaggagaagaaggccaAGGAGAAGGACGACAGGGGCAATAGCAAGGTCGCAGAAGCGGAGCAGCAGCTCAGGGACACGGAGGACGACGACGGCGGCAGCGTCTCCACGCCGAGGCCTCAGTCTGATGACTGCGGCACCGCCCAGAGCGAAGAGGAGCAAGCGCAGGCCAGCGCCAGCGGCCTGACATCCGATGGGCATGGgcccgaggaggaggaggaggaggacccgCTGGCTCTGAGCGAGGAGATGGTGAGTGCGCTTCTGGCCCCGGAAAGCCCAAAGCTGGAGGTGGGCCCCGATGGCTCGTGCATGGACAGCTACAGTGGCCCTCCGTCAGGGGAAAGCGGCTGTGGGTCCAGTGGGCCTTCTGGCGACGTGGCCCAGGACCTGGACCTAGACGACGACAAGGCCATCATGGACTGGGACTTGATGGGGCTGGACATCTCGACCGCCGGTGACATGTGGGACCAGCTGGTGTGGGACTACGACGAAACGTTGGTCACGGAACCGGAAGGAGGGGAGGAAGGgcaccagcagcaggacgatgtCATGTCAGACCTCTTCTTCCTGGACAATCTCTAG
- the LOC541969 gene encoding R2R3 Myb transcription factor MYB-IF35, translating into MGRAPCCEKVGLKKGRWTKEEDEVLARYIKEHGEGSWRSLPKNAGLLRCGKSCRLRWINYLRAGLKRGNISEEEEDMIIKLHATLGNRWSLIAGHLPGRTDNEIKNYWNSHLSRRAADFRDGVVVDIDLSKLPGGGKRRGGRASRGAVVAAAKEKKAKEKDDRGNSKVAEAEQQLRDTEDDDGGSVSTPRPQSDDCGTAQSEEEQAQASASGLTSDGHGPEEEEEEDPLALSEEMVSALLAPESPKLEVGPDGSCMDSYSGPPSGESGCGSSGPSGDVAQDLDLDDDKAIMDWDLMGLDISTAGDMWDQLVWDYDETLVTEPEGGEEGHQQQDDVMSDLFFLDNL; encoded by the exons ATGGGGAGGGCGCCGTGCTGCGAGAAGGTGGGGCTGAAGAAGGGGAGGTGGACCAAGGAGGAGGACGAGGTCCTGGCGAGGTACATCAAGGAGCACGGGGAAGGATCGTGGAGGTCACTGCCCAAGAATGCCG GGCTGCTGCGGTGCGGGAAGAGCTGCAGGCTGCGGTGGATCAACTACCTGCGGGCGGGTCTCAAGAGGGGGAACAtctcggaggaggaggaggacatgATCATCAAGCTCCACGCCACGCTTGGCAACAG GTGGTCCCTGATCGCCGGTCACTTGCCCGGTCGAACAGACAACGAGATCAAAAACTACTGGAACTCGCACCTGAGCAGGCGGGCGGCCGACTTCCGCGACGGCGTCGTCGTCGACATCGACCTCAGCAAGCTGCCCGGCGGCGGGAAACGGCGCGGCGGCCGGGCCAGCCGGGGCGCCGTCGTGGCcgcggccaaggagaagaaggccaAGGAGAAGGACGACAGGGGCAATAGCAAGGTCGCAGAAGCGGAGCAGCAGCTCAGGGACACGGAGGACGACGACGGCGGCAGCGTCTCCACGCCGAGGCCTCAGTCTGATGACTGCGGCACCGCCCAGAGCGAAGAGGAGCAAGCGCAGGCCAGCGCCAGCGGCCTGACATCCGATGGGCATGGgcccgaggaggaggaggaggaggacccgCTGGCTCTGAGCGAGGAGATGGTGAGTGCGCTTCTGGCCCCGGAAAGCCCAAAGCTGGAGGTGGGCCCCGATGGCTCGTGCATGGACAGCTACAGTGGCCCTCCGTCAGGGGAAAGCGGCTGTGGGTCCAGTGGGCCTTCTGGCGACGTGGCCCAGGACCTGGACCTAGACGACGACAAGGCCATCATGGACTGGGACTTGATGGGGCTGGACATCTCGACCGCCGGTGACATGTGGGACCAGCTGGTGTGGGACTACGACGAAACGTTGGTCACGGAACCGGAAGGAGGGGAGGAAGGgcaccagcagcaggacgatgtCATGTCAGACCTCTTCTTCCTGGACAATCTCTAG